Genomic DNA from Triticum dicoccoides isolate Atlit2015 ecotype Zavitan chromosome 4B, WEW_v2.0, whole genome shotgun sequence:
AACGGCTAGCAGACAACTTCGGCGCCGGCGGGAACGCCGACGCACCGCCGAATCGCCAGAATCTCTACGAATCGATCTAGGAATCGAACAAGGATGGAAGGGGGGAAATGCAGGAAGGGGTTCCGAGAGATGTAGCGAGCATTACCTTCAACCCGCACGCGTTCCGGCGAAgccgctccgttccggcgagcaccATCGACGGCCGCGAACACCGTCGATTGCTCCGCCTCCGCCTTCGCCTTCTCCTCCAATGATTTGAAGTGCGAGTGGGTTGTGCCAGTAATTGCGCCGCGGGTGAGTAAATGAAACCGtgagggagagggtggaggggtgtgcgacgtgtttgacgtcaaccgcggtcggagcgtggcgtgcgggcgcatggcagttccaccgcacgcctcTAAGTGGCAACCGCTGACCACGGGATGGCAACCAACATGCGGGCGATCTGACTCGCACACCACACACGAGACTCGTCCTACGTAGCGCCAAAAACCGGCCTGTTTGTTCCAAGATTCGTGCGCACAGTTGCCAACGAAGATGCTTGCGTGTGGTCGGGGTGGTGAACGCCCAaatgtgtgggcgttaacatttccgtttttTAAGGCTCCTCTATAAAACCATGGCTCCCCAACGTTTTAAGCGCTCCAGAAATCATTCTCAAAGCCTATATATAAAGCAGAAAGAACAGAGAGAAAGACACAGCGTCACCGGCGAACTCAAAGCAATGGACACCGCTCCCGCTCCCCTTAAGCCGTCCTTGTCCAAGAAGCCCTCGCCGTCGTTCCGCCTCCGCAACGGCAGCCTCAATGCCCTGCGCCTGCGCCGCGTTTTCGACCTCTTCGACCGCAACGGCGACGGCGAGATCACCCTCGACGAGATGGCGGCCGCGCTCGACACCCTCGGCCTCGGCGCCGACCGCGCCAGCCTGGAGGCCACCGTCGGCGCCTACATCCCTGCTGGCGCCGCCGGGCTCGGCTTCGAGGACTTCGAGGGCCTCCACCGCGCTCTCGGCGACGCGCTCTTTGGCCCCATCACCGAGGAGGAGCCCGGCAAGGAAGGCGAGGGCGAGGACGAGGACATGAAGGAGGCGTTCCGGGTCTTCGACGAGAACGGCGAcgggttcatctcggcgtccgagcTGCAGGCCGTGCTCAAGAAGCTGGGCCTGGCGGAGGCGCGGAACCTGGCGGCGGTGCAGGAGATGATCTGCAACGTCGACCGCGACCGCGACGGCCAGGTCGACTTCGGCGAGTTCAAGTGCATGATGCAGGGGATCACCGTGTGGGGAGCTTGAAGGCGGCGCGCCCGGCCTCTTCCTCTCGTCCCTCTCCTGTTTCTCATATGAGTATGTATCATTCCTAGACATTTTAGTTTAGGGTGTGTTTTTTTTCATGATCGAGCTTTCCACCGTTGACTCGATCTGGCGGTAGGTCTTCAGGATTTTGCTTGACAACCATGGTCACATCACAGCAAGCAGTAATTAGTTCCTTCATTTATTTTACAAGTTCTTGTTAATTCGGAAACTGTACTATCAAAGACCTTGACCAGCCTCCCCTAAAAATATTCTCTCCTCAGTTTCGTGCGGCTTTCCTGCTCCTGCCTAACCTGTTACTGCCATTGCGCGTTGACGTACGGTACTACATTTGCTCATTTGATGAATACTATAAATTTATTTGGCCAGTGAAGCAAATATGTTCATGAATGTTTTTCTCTATGGTTCTCCTTTGGCAAGAAATTTGATACATGTTCCTTCTGAAAAACACTAGGACTTATTTATTAATTATTAATCCCAGTGAGACAGCAtgcaagatactccctccgtttctaaatataagtctttttaaacatTTCAAATGGACAACAACATaagaatgtatgtagacatattttagagtgtatattcactaattttgctccatatgtagtcactggttagaatctttacaaagacttatatttaagaacggagggagtactatataggaTTCACATGAGGAATTTTTCTCCGCGATTAGTATGGTAGTGCAAACTAgcacaaaaacaaacaaacaaaaatgtAGATATATTCAGTAGACAGTACTGTTTCTCGTCAAAAAGAAGAATAGTATGGTACTAGTGCTAAGCACACAGGGGTTGTTATACCAACCAGATGAATTTTCCTTTCTGAGAGGACCTACCAGTTGTTGAAAGCAACTTGTATCCACATGGTCTGCACTTCAATAGAGTTATAGACCTACAGCACTTCATTACGCGTCTTGCTTTGAGTTAAGTTTGTCGCAAGCCATCAAGCAATGTGTTCCTTTGGTTGTGCAGGTTCTAAGCATGGGAGGATCGGAACGACGAACAACCACAAGATCCGTAGATCGCTTCAGACCTTAAAAGTGAAAGTCAGTCTTTAGGGTTGTGTAATTGCGTTGGTTTTTCAGTGCTAGGGAGTTGGTGTGTTTGTTAGAAGCTCAGAATGCAGCTCCTGGCTTGCAATTCTCGCGTGTCCTAATCTGTTCTACTAAAGTTTTATCCTTCGTTCGTCTTACCGTGTAGGTACTGTGCGTCTGATGTCTGTGTCTTATAGTCCGATAATCTCTTAATCTCTTGTCAAGATTGTAGAATGTATTTGACTTCCCTAATATATTGGCATATTTGTTAATTTCCTGTGATTGTAGCTTTTGGCGAGAATTCATTTGAGCACTTGAATTTTTTTTCACAAGTTTAGAAAATCAACTAATTATGGGGTGTCTGGATCAACAAAGAAAGGCCCAATTATCAATGTCAAACAAATCACAAGTtagggggtgtttgtttacagggacttaaaaaagtcccttttagtcccatctaaactaaacaggagggacttaaagtgggcatttgagatttatgaaagaagaccctgagggagagTTTTTTGGGGTCTTTTAGTTCATGTTTAGTCCCAGGAACCAAACATGtaaggactttttagggactagcgaCTTTTTAGTTGAGACTAAAAAAAGTCATAGGACTTataaaccaaacagggccttagctcAACATTCCATGGCTATTTCTAAATTGCTAAATGTTGACAACATTTTCAGTCTGTTATATACAACCTATATGGCTATAGTAGTGGTATCGCACTAATGGGACAACAGGCCGTTGTGACTACACAATATATTTAAGGTCTTGCGTTGCGTGCTATGATTGGCATTGCCGCTTTGTTTTCATCATTGTTGTTGCTGCTAGACTGGAAAGTAAAAACATGTGTACATTTTTCTTTTTCCGCAGGTGATGTGTGTATTATTGATTCACATGTCGGGTCAGATATAATTTAGGGCCTCATAGACTGGCGGCTCCTTGAATGAAAACATACATGAATCAGGAATGAATATCCTTGAAGAAATATAATACTAACAACCATAACATAACCATGACTTTAAAACATCATCACTTATTTGGTATTATCGAAAAGTAGAGCAATCTCTGCAACTAATGTAGCTAACTCTACTCTCATAAACTCACGGACTACATACACAATAGCATAAACCAAAACTTACAATCATCACTTACATGGAAGAAATCTTACACCACGCGGCCTGGAGTTCATCTCTAAGCCGTGCCGTTGCTGGACTTTGGAGGTAAGAAGGCCTCCCACCATCCAGACTCGTATTTGGGGTATGGAGCTGTCCATTTCTCAGGCTTATCGAATTTCAACTCTGCGGGGTTAGAAGCCAATGCTTCTTCAAGTGTCTCTGCATCGAATTGCTCCGCTAAGACCCGGTCCAGCCTTAGTTTCATGAATCTGAGAGCAAAAAAGGAGATAACATGAGATTATTGAGGATTTATTACTGCACGTATGCTTTTTAAAATGAGTGCTTTTTAAAATGAGAGACGGAGACAAAACATATTAGCTACAACTTTATATGTATAGAAGCAAAAAAAAAACGGTTTGACAAAGCACACACCATGCCAGCACGACATCACACATCAACAAAACAATGGGATCCACACAGTCAGCATCTGGCAGTGGCATCATGCTTAAGAATTCAATGGTCAGATAAGTTTCTCTAATTTTATTCAGTTTCTTTTTCCTCGCTTCGCGGTCTAATCAATATGTTCAGGAATGCAAGCAACTCGTATCCAGATTGTGCCCAATTATTGAACGGAGGTGACTAAAAACAAGAAAATATACAAAGTACTGTACTAAAAAACACATTCATGATTCATGACACCGAAAAACAAAATCAGAACAGGATATGGCACAACTTCAAAAAGTACAGCCATAGGCTTCATTTTATAAGAATTGCACTTCTGCATTGAAACAAGATCCTGATGAAAATTTGTAAATGTGACTTATTAAAATACATGTCCTGGACTAGAGCTTCCATGTAAGATTGGCCCTCAAATCATCACCATGTGATCAAACTTAACTCGTGGCATATCTACACATGTCAATTCTTATATCTAAACTTTCCTGGAAGGGCACTGCATGAATGTGAACCAAACTAGTGTTTTTCTTTTGTCACACCTCTTTCGTCAACAACCTACATACAATTTTGAAGTGCATGCCTTtgctgattttattttattttgaaaaggaggatgacccccggcctctgcagctGGGATCTTGGCaatatctgtcgctactcctatccattgATGAAGGGGTGCAGAAAGTGTGAGCCGAA
This window encodes:
- the LOC119296259 gene encoding probable calcium-binding protein CML27, with protein sequence MDTAPAPLKPSLSKKPSPSFRLRNGSLNALRLRRVFDLFDRNGDGEITLDEMAAALDTLGLGADRASLEATVGAYIPAGAAGLGFEDFEGLHRALGDALFGPITEEEPGKEGEGEDEDMKEAFRVFDENGDGFISASELQAVLKKLGLAEARNLAAVQEMICNVDRDRDGQVDFGEFKCMMQGITVWGA